The Pyxidicoccus sp. MSG2 DNA segment TCGAGCGCGAGCACGTCATCGACGAGGAAGCACGTGCTCTTGCACGTGGGAAGCTCGCCGCCGTGGCACCCGAGGACTCGCAGCTTCACGCTAGAGGTCTCCGAACTTCCACTTCATCTCCAGGTATTGGAGATAGTCGTGGAGTCTGGCCGTGTCATACACGGTCAGTCTGTCAGGGCCGCGCTCGATGAGCCCGGCCCGCTCCAGCTTGTCCAACATGCTTCGCACCGCGGGCTCCCCCACGCCGAGCTGCCGGGGCATCTCGCGCACCATGAAGTCGATCTCCACGCCCTCGTCCGTGGGGCGGCCGCGCGTCAGGGCGGCCTGGAGGATCTGGTGCACGACGCGGCTGGCGGGGTCGTGGTGGAGCAGGTTCTCGATCTGCGCGTCGGCCTCGGAGAGGCGCTCGGCCAGCTTCTTGATCATCCGGACGGCGATTTCGGCGTTGCCGCGGATCATCCCCTCGAACGTCTTGGGGTCGATGACCAGCAGGCGCGCGTCGTCCTGGACCATGGCGGACGCGTTGCGGGGCTTGTTGGAGATGATGGCCATCTCCCCGAAGAACTCGCCGGGGCCGAGCACCGCGAGGACCTTCTCCACGTCGCGCACGCGCTTGGAGATGGACACCCTGCCCGCCTGGATGACGTACATTTCCTTCCCGGTCTCTCCCTCGCGGAAGAGCTCGGTACCTTTGGGGAATTCCTTCCCGAAGCGTTGAAAGAGTGTTTCCTCGGCGCCCATCCTGCGAGGAGTCAATCAGCCCCCACCCCCCCGGTCAAATATCCTTGCTGTGAGCCGCGTGTGGGACAGCGCGTACGACCTATTTGGTCGTGGCGGTGAAGACGCCGTCCCAGTCCGGTCCCGGGGGCAGCATGCGGTAGGCGGCGGCGGCCTCCGCGTAGCGCAGCGAGGGAACATCTTCC contains these protein-coding regions:
- a CDS encoding Crp/Fnr family transcriptional regulator; protein product: MGAEETLFQRFGKEFPKGTELFREGETGKEMYVIQAGRVSISKRVRDVEKVLAVLGPGEFFGEMAIISNKPRNASAMVQDDARLLVIDPKTFEGMIRGNAEIAVRMIKKLAERLSEADAQIENLLHHDPASRVVHQILQAALTRGRPTDEGVEIDFMVREMPRQLGVGEPAVRSMLDKLERAGLIERGPDRLTVYDTARLHDYLQYLEMKWKFGDL